A stretch of the Portunus trituberculatus isolate SZX2019 chromosome 11, ASM1759143v1, whole genome shotgun sequence genome encodes the following:
- the LOC123502497 gene encoding putative nuclease HARBI1, protein MSPSLLRGMRDFIMDMDNVIAIHDLEELEVAEDLGPHRWLLKDRMDPFRTYSDQEFIRRYRLTKEVVNSLAQRLAPRMMGVQNIRGTDITAHLNLALRYLTCGSFQIAMGDCSDLSQCGMKKCPTMTKWESSQDIVPHAGREDEERISSSSTLPMELASLAPEYNKFPSLAEQDTMEEQFAALAPMPGVIGFCHLLERQQQENRLCFLLGDAGYPCLSYLLTPVPNPTNDKEVRFNTAHIKIRQSVERSFGMLKRRSGCLCIPLRTQIDTSTRIIMSCAVLHNIAISNEIPLPLDLDEPHNNVPHLDMGPPLLGPGFNGARGFAVRRRIIEDHF, encoded by the exons atgtccccaagcttgttgagGGGGATGAGAG ACTTCATCATGGACATGGATAATGTTATTGCTATCCATGATCTGGAAGAATTGGAGGTTGCAGAGGACCTTGGGCCTCATAGATGGCTACTAAAAGACAGAATGGATCCCTTCAGGACTTATTCTGACCAAGAATTTATTAGGAGGTACCGTCTTACAAAAGAAGTGGTGAACTCCCTTGCACAACGCCTGGCACCACGGATGATGGGAGTACAGAACATCAGAG GCACTGATATTACTGCCCACCTCAACCTTGCACTGCGCTACCTGACATGTGGTAGCTTTCAGATTGCCATGGGAGACTGTTCTGATTTGAGCCAGTGTGGCATGAAGaagtgtcccaccatgacgaAATGGGAAAGTTCCCAAGATATCGTACCGCACGCCGgcagagaggatgaggagaggatcTCCTCATCCAGTACACTTCCAATGG AGCTGGCAAGTTTAGCTCCAGAATACAATAAGTTCCCAAGTTTAGCCGAACAAGACACAATGGAAGAACAGTTTGCAGCACTTGCACCCATGCCAGGAGTAATAGGAT TCTGCCATTTACTTGAAAGGCAGCAACAAGAAAACAGGCTATGCTTCTTACTTGGTGATGCTGGTTACCCTTGTTTAAGCTATTTACTCACACCGGTGCCAAATCCAACAAATGACAAAGAAGTACGCTTCAACACTGCTCACATTAAAATTAGGCAGTCAGTGGAACGCTCCTTTGGAATGTTGAAACGACGCTCTGGGTGCCTCTGTATACCTCTGCGTACTCAAATAGACACATCAACGCGCATCATCATGTCTTGTGCTGTCCTGCACAATATAGCAATTTCCAATGAAATACCCCTTCCCTTGGATTTGGATGAACCACACAATAATGTTCCACACCTTGATATGGGCCCACCACTCTTAGGTCCAGGCTTCAATGGAGCAAGAGGGTTTGCTGTTAGACGCCGTATCATTGAGGATCATTTCtga